One segment of Opitutaceae bacterium DNA contains the following:
- the recR gene encoding recombination protein RecR has translation MASAFEHLQHLLKQLPGLGYRSSEKIALHLLVEKPERLPALVNALQEAARSVRRCVRCGNLAEGELCAICADDSRQRSLVCVVEQVPDLAALERSGAHRGVYHVLHGKLSPINGMGPEQLNLAALIERMRSGEVDELILALSNDVEGEATCHYLTAQLPSGRDIRVSRIGFGLPSGGGVLYADSVTLKNALESRRKYS, from the coding sequence ATGGCATCAGCATTTGAACACCTTCAGCACCTGCTGAAACAGCTGCCCGGGCTTGGCTATCGGTCCTCCGAGAAAATCGCGCTTCACCTGCTGGTTGAGAAACCCGAGCGTCTTCCCGCGCTGGTCAACGCACTGCAGGAAGCCGCAAGGTCGGTTCGAAGATGCGTGCGATGCGGCAATCTGGCCGAAGGGGAACTGTGTGCCATCTGCGCAGACGATTCGCGGCAGCGCAGTCTCGTCTGTGTGGTTGAACAGGTCCCGGATCTGGCTGCATTGGAGCGCAGTGGAGCGCACCGCGGCGTCTACCATGTGCTGCACGGAAAACTCTCCCCGATCAACGGCATGGGGCCGGAGCAATTGAATCTCGCCGCGCTCATTGAGCGCATGCGCTCCGGAGAAGTCGACGAACTCATTCTCGCACTCTCAAATGACGTCGAGGGCGAGGCCACATGCCACTACCTGACCGCCCAGCTTCCAAGCGGGAGGGACATCCGGGTGTCTCGCATCGGCTTCGGACTGCCCAGCGGTGGCGGTGTGCTCTATGCGGACTCCGTCACCCTGAAGAACGCCTTGGAAAGTCGAAGAAAATATTCCTGA
- the ilvB gene encoding biosynthetic-type acetolactate synthase large subunit has product MKSTTSPSAFPQPEIGREMNGADSVVECLVREGVDAIFAYPGGASQELHQAFARSGKVRVILPRHEQGGAFAAEGYARATGKVGVCMATSGPGATNLVSAIADAYMDSTPLVTITGQVFSKYIGKSAFQETDFFGITLPIVKHSYLVLNVHDLPRIFKEAFHLARSGRPGPVVIDIPKDIQQARYQPVFPATVEFKNPLVSEVHQASDDALRQVLAMVADARRPVLYTGGGIISSNAHQELKAFAEATNVPVATTLMGLGGFPETHPLSMRWFGMHGAAFGNWAVDQCDLLLCLGARFDDRITGDVNKFAGGAKIVHIDIDATEHNKNKRAQLPIVSDIKYALGRLVELAKAAKFTPPDTKAWQEQIATWKKEYPFDSSAGFGKSPHILPQEAVATLYELTKGDAIITTGVGQHQMWAAQFYRFDQPRRYISSLGLGTMGYGYPAALGAKVACPDKEVIDIDGDGSFVMNIQELATAHIEKIAAKAMILNNQHLGMVVQWEDRFYGSVRGNTILGDEKNVGGPDNPAGLYPDFVKIAEGFGIKGRRIMKKGDLRPAIQEMLDHKGPYVLDIVVPYTEHVLPMIPAGRTVKDMILK; this is encoded by the coding sequence CCGGCGGCGCTTCCCAGGAGCTTCATCAGGCATTCGCCAGATCGGGCAAGGTCCGCGTGATTCTCCCCCGCCATGAGCAGGGAGGCGCCTTCGCCGCCGAGGGCTATGCCCGGGCAACAGGCAAGGTGGGCGTATGCATGGCCACTAGCGGCCCTGGAGCGACAAATCTGGTTTCAGCCATCGCCGATGCATACATGGATTCGACGCCCCTGGTCACCATCACGGGACAGGTTTTTTCCAAATACATTGGCAAAAGTGCGTTTCAGGAAACCGACTTTTTCGGCATCACGCTCCCGATCGTCAAGCACTCCTACCTCGTGCTGAACGTGCACGATCTGCCCCGCATCTTCAAGGAGGCCTTTCATCTCGCGCGTTCCGGGCGCCCGGGCCCGGTCGTCATCGACATTCCTAAGGATATCCAGCAGGCCCGCTACCAGCCGGTCTTCCCTGCGACGGTCGAATTCAAGAATCCGCTCGTCAGCGAGGTGCATCAGGCGTCCGACGACGCGCTCCGCCAGGTGCTGGCCATGGTCGCCGATGCCAGGCGACCCGTCCTCTACACCGGTGGCGGCATCATCTCCTCAAACGCACATCAGGAGCTCAAGGCTTTCGCGGAGGCGACCAATGTTCCCGTCGCCACGACATTGATGGGCCTCGGCGGATTCCCTGAGACCCACCCCCTGTCGATGCGCTGGTTCGGCATGCACGGAGCGGCCTTTGGCAACTGGGCTGTGGACCAGTGCGATTTGCTGCTGTGCCTCGGCGCGCGCTTCGATGACCGCATCACGGGTGACGTCAACAAGTTCGCGGGCGGGGCGAAGATAGTGCACATCGACATCGATGCCACGGAGCACAACAAGAACAAGCGGGCTCAGCTTCCGATTGTCAGCGACATCAAGTACGCGCTGGGACGCCTCGTGGAGCTGGCGAAAGCCGCCAAATTCACGCCGCCCGACACCAAGGCCTGGCAGGAGCAGATCGCCACTTGGAAGAAGGAGTACCCCTTTGACTCATCCGCGGGCTTTGGAAAGAGCCCGCACATTCTCCCGCAGGAGGCCGTTGCCACCCTGTATGAACTCACCAAGGGCGACGCCATAATCACGACCGGTGTCGGCCAGCACCAGATGTGGGCGGCGCAGTTCTATCGATTCGACCAGCCGCGGCGCTACATCAGCTCGCTGGGCCTCGGAACCATGGGCTACGGTTATCCCGCGGCGCTCGGCGCCAAGGTGGCCTGCCCGGACAAGGAAGTCATCGACATCGATGGCGACGGCTCGTTCGTCATGAACATCCAGGAACTCGCCACGGCGCATATCGAGAAGATCGCCGCCAAGGCCATGATCCTTAACAACCAGCACCTGGGCATGGTCGTGCAGTGGGAGGACCGCTTCTACGGCAGCGTCCGCGGCAATACGATTCTTGGCGATGAAAAGAACGTCGGCGGCCCGGACAACCCTGCGGGTCTTTACCCGGACTTCGTGAAGATTGCCGAGGGGTTTGGCATCAAGGGTCGTCGCATCATGAAAAAGGGCGACCTCAGACCCGCCATCCAGGAAATGCTCGATCACAAGGGTCCATACGTCCTCGACATCGTCGTCCCTTACACTGAGCACGTGCTTCCCATGATTCCGGCAGGCAGGACCGTCAAGGACATGATCCTGAAGTAG
- a CDS encoding YbaB/EbfC family nucleoid-associated protein — translation MAGVGKLLKQAQKMQKSIENLQAQLESKEFDLTAAGGAVRIRINGAGKFIGLSLDPDFLKEDAKVVGDTILQAIQDAAKQAKEHNDAEMQKMTGAFQMPGMF, via the coding sequence ATGGCCGGCGTAGGCAAACTTCTCAAGCAAGCCCAGAAAATGCAGAAATCGATCGAGAACCTGCAGGCGCAGCTCGAATCGAAGGAGTTCGATCTCACCGCGGCCGGAGGCGCGGTGAGAATCCGGATCAATGGCGCGGGGAAATTCATCGGACTGTCGCTTGACCCGGATTTTCTGAAGGAGGACGCCAAGGTTGTGGGCGACACTATCCTGCAGGCGATCCAGGACGCCGCGAAGCAGGCGAAGGAGCACAATGACGCCGAAATGCAGAAGATGACGGGTGCCTTTCAAATGCCCGGAATGTTTTGA